From Gemmatimonadota bacterium, the proteins below share one genomic window:
- a CDS encoding aromatic-ring-hydroxylating dioxygenase subunit beta yields the protein MTAHERCALPGMVEEFLFKEAALLDDWKLEEWIGLFTEDARYVVPSTDLPEGDPGRDLVFIDDDIVRLRARVTRLNSRHSHRERPRSRTRRFVSNVRVEETDEGHLWVRANVLVYRFRSGEGAPYVGAIEYILRRDGGDFRIAYRRVVLDLEDLSWHGAVSIII from the coding sequence ATGACGGCCCACGAGAGGTGCGCGTTGCCGGGAATGGTGGAGGAATTCCTGTTCAAGGAAGCAGCACTTCTGGACGACTGGAAGTTGGAGGAGTGGATCGGTTTGTTTACGGAGGACGCCCGGTACGTCGTTCCTTCCACGGATCTACCGGAGGGAGACCCCGGGCGCGACCTGGTGTTCATCGACGACGACATCGTTCGTTTGCGCGCTCGGGTGACGCGGTTGAACAGCCGTCATTCCCATCGCGAGCGCCCACGGTCCCGCACCCGCCGGTTTGTCTCCAACGTGCGTGTAGAAGAAACCGACGAGGGACACCTGTGGGTCCGCGCAAATGTCCTCGTCTACAGGTTTCGCAGTGGCGAGGGCGCACCTTACGTCGGCGCCATCGAGTACATCCTGAGAAGGGACGGCGGAGACTTCAGAATCGCGTACCGCCGCGTGGTGCTGGACCTGGAAGACCTCTCTTGGCACGGTGCGGTGAGCATCATCATTTGA
- a CDS encoding DUF6088 family protein, whose amino-acid sequence MSTTETIRIHIRRLSRGRPFTTSRFAAHGSRAAVDRALSRIVQEGEIERLSRGVFVRPRTNRFVGVVLPGVTEIVRTIAKHNGETVQVHGAEAARRFGLSTQAPITPVFHTSASSRSLRIGNTTVRLIHTSNRRRLQFAGEPAGLAIAALWYLGSENTTPETVAQIESAIGPEEFGKLRSANLPAWMTNMLGSMVEDTRG is encoded by the coding sequence ATGTCGACCACGGAAACCATCCGCATCCACATCCGCAGGCTGTCGAGAGGACGACCGTTCACGACCTCGCGCTTCGCCGCTCATGGCTCACGCGCTGCCGTCGACCGGGCGTTGTCGCGCATCGTCCAAGAGGGTGAGATCGAACGCCTGTCGCGCGGCGTCTTCGTCCGTCCCAGGACGAACCGCTTCGTGGGTGTCGTTCTTCCCGGCGTCACTGAGATCGTGCGGACAATAGCCAAGCACAATGGCGAAACCGTCCAAGTGCACGGCGCGGAAGCCGCTCGGCGTTTCGGTCTCAGCACCCAAGCGCCGATAACCCCGGTCTTCCATACCAGTGCGTCGAGCCGGTCGCTCCGCATTGGCAACACCACCGTCAGATTGATTCACACCTCGAACCGCCGTCGACTCCAGTTCGCGGGAGAGCCTGCGGGCCTTGCGATTGCCGCCCTCTGGTATCTCGGCAGCGAGAACACGACGCCGGAAACGGTTGCACAGATCGAATCCGCAATCGGTCCGGAAGAGTTCGGCAAGCTCCGTTCCGCCAACCTGCCGGCATGGATGACGAACATGCTCGGTTCCATGGTGGAGGACACCCGTGGCTGA
- a CDS encoding nucleotidyl transferase AbiEii/AbiGii toxin family protein: MADAFLSLSSTEQRDILETVADHAGRPAVILEKDIWICWVLQVLFSIPDRHPMAFKGGTSLSKVFGIIDRFSEDVDITLDYRAFADDVDPFAPGVSKSQIRRLSDRLKARVKDYIRDVVGPALEAEAAKLPTSGRHAVRVGEDGERLWFAFPSAVENPIDYLATEVLLEFGGRNVIDPNEQHDILPILAEYTDGLDYPAANVTALSPARTFWEKAVLIHVECHRRRLAIGPERLSRHWFDLACLARHDFGRAALTNRNLLEDVVRHQTVFFTRSYAHFDRCLNGRFRLIPDADQLAVLRSDYDDMCRAGFVGGDAPVFDNLMDEIRDIELAANRSPRDRTHV; the protein is encoded by the coding sequence GTGGCTGACGCCTTCCTGTCGCTTTCCTCGACCGAGCAGCGGGACATCCTGGAAACCGTTGCAGACCACGCTGGGCGCCCCGCCGTCATCCTGGAGAAGGACATCTGGATCTGCTGGGTGCTGCAGGTCCTCTTCTCCATTCCGGATCGTCATCCGATGGCATTCAAGGGCGGTACTTCGCTCTCCAAGGTCTTTGGGATCATCGACCGGTTCTCGGAAGATGTCGACATCACTCTCGACTACCGGGCGTTCGCCGACGACGTCGATCCCTTCGCGCCGGGAGTGAGCAAATCGCAGATACGGCGCCTCAGCGACCGGCTCAAGGCTCGCGTCAAGGACTACATCCGCGACGTCGTCGGCCCCGCTCTCGAAGCAGAGGCCGCGAAACTGCCGACGTCGGGCCGGCACGCCGTCCGCGTCGGCGAAGACGGCGAGCGCCTTTGGTTCGCCTTCCCGTCCGCCGTCGAGAATCCCATCGACTACCTGGCCACGGAGGTTCTGCTGGAGTTCGGCGGCCGCAACGTCATCGACCCCAACGAGCAGCATGACATCCTCCCCATACTGGCTGAATACACCGACGGCCTCGACTATCCGGCCGCCAACGTGACGGCGCTCTCGCCGGCCCGCACTTTCTGGGAGAAAGCCGTGCTCATCCATGTAGAGTGCCACCGGCGCCGACTCGCCATCGGCCCTGAGCGCCTTTCCCGCCACTGGTTCGACCTAGCCTGCCTCGCCAGGCACGACTTCGGCCGGGCGGCGCTCACCAACCGCAACCTTCTGGAGGACGTCGTCCGCCACCAGACGGTCTTCTTCACACGCAGCTATGCCCATTTCGACCGGTGCCTCAACGGCCGATTTCGGCTCATTCCCGACGCGGACCAGCTTGCCGTGCTCCGCTCCGACTACGACGATATGTGCCGCGCCGGCTTCGTCGGCGGCGATGCGCCAGTATTCGACAACCTCATGGACGAAATCCGCGACATCGAGCTTGCAGCGAATCGATCTCCCAGAGATCGAACTCATGTCTGA